The genomic stretch CGGACTATCGACCGATTAGCTTGTGTAATGTTTTATATAAGCTTATTTCTAAAGTTTTAGCTAATAGACTTAAGTTATTTCTTGGTATGCTTGTGTCGGAAAACCAAAGTGCTTTTACTCCTGGGCGTTTGATCTCTGATAATATTTTGGTTGCTTTTGAGCTATTTCATTATATGAAGAATTCAAGGTCTAATGGGGGGCATTTAGCTCTAAAACTTGATATGGCCAAAGCATATGATCGTGTGGAGTGGGTGTTTTTGCATAAGGTTCTACTAGCCATGGGTTTCGATGTTTGTTGGGTTGATAACGTGATGCGCTGTGTCCGTACTGTTACATATGGAGTGTTGGTTAATGGGGTTCCGTCGTGTGAGGTGGTTCCAGGTCGGGGGCTTCGTCAAGGTGATCCTATCTCGCCATACTTGTTTATTCTTTGTGCTGAGGTTCTTTCGAGCTTATTACGGCGGGAGTGTGAGAGAGGGGGTATCCATGGGATTCGGGTTGCTCCCCAGGCACCGGTGGTTTCGCATCTGTTCTTTGCAGACGATAGTATTATATTTGTCAAGGCTAATGTGAGGGAAGCTGAGTGTGTAATGAAGATTCTTCATATGTATGAGATGGCATCGGGTCAATTAGTGAGCAAGGAGAAGACAACTGTGTCTTTTAGCAAGGGCACTGAGGAGCGCAGACGGCTGGCTGTTGAAGCTGTCCTTGGAGTGCGTGTTGTTGCTGAGCATGAGAGGTATTTGGGTTTGCCTACGGTGATAGGTAGTTCGAAGCAAGTTCTTACAAGGGTGGTGCGTGATAAGCTGAATAATAAGTTACAAGGGTGGCGAGGTATGCTATTTAGCCGAGCAGGTAGGGAAATTCTGATAAAGGCAGTTGCCCAATCTATTCCTACTTATGCAATGAGTGTTTTTAGACTACCGGTCAATTTTTGTGATGAATTAAGATCTATGGTGTCGAGATTTTGGTGGGGTTCGGATAATGGAAGACGGAAGATGTCGTGGGTTGCTTGGAGTACTTTATGTCGGTCCAAGGCCAAGGGAGGGCTCGGATTTCGAGATTTTGAGAATTTTAATAGGGCTTTATTAGCTAAACAGGCTTGGAGATTAATATGTGAGGATGGAAGTTTAATGGGACGGGTGTTGAAAGGTAAGTATTTTCCTAATTGTTCGTTTATGGATGCTGAAATTGGAATTAATCCGAGTTATACGTGGAGGAGTATTCTTGGAGCTAAGGAGGTTATGGGGCTTGGGGTTCGGCGGCGTGTGGGGTCGGGGGTTGATGTCCGGGTATGGACGGACCCATGGGTACCGGGGACGAGGTCACGGTGTGTTATTTCTCCACGGGTTGGTGCGAGTATTGATATGAGGGTTGCGGAATTGTTGGTAGATGGTGAGCATAGGTGGGATGAAGCGAAGATTTCGGAGTTGTTCTTGCCTTCTGAAGCTGAGAGAATTCGAAGTATTCGGCTTGGTGACGTTGGGGATGTGGATAGTTGGGTATGGGATCATACACGTGATGGGGAGTATTATGTGAAAACGGGATATAGGCTACTAGTTGAGGATGGGGCGTCGGAGGTCGAGCAGTCCGATTTTGCAAATGAAGGGTGGTTATGGAAGGCGATTTGGAAGGTACCCGTTCTCCCGCGGATTAAGGTTTTTATGTGGCAATTATGCCATGAAGCGATCCCAACGAAGGTTAACATTGCTCGTCGTCTGGGTAGTGAAGATGTCGCGTGCCCTCGCTGCCATAGTGAGCGCGAGTCTTGTCTTCATGCTATCCGAGGTTGTGGTTGGGGTGAGGAGATTTGGGGGGAGGTGGGAATTGGTACGGGGGAGTGGCGGGGTGTTGCATTGGTGAGAGATTGGGTGGAGGCGACTTTGAGGGAGTTGGGGGAGAAGGAGAGGGTGTTGTTCCTTGTCACTTGTTGGGTTTTATGGGAAAGGAGGAATAGGTTGATTTTTGAGGAGGAGAGGTGGGATGTGGGTGGAATTATGAGGAGAATTTGGGGTATCATATGGGAGATGGAGTCGGTGCAGGACAATACGGTATCGAGTATTGTGGAAGGGAGCCGGCTGGGGAGCTGGGAACCGCCGGGGAGTGGTGTGTCTAAAATTAACACGGACGCAGGGGTCGTGGAGGGAGTAGGTGTGGGTTTGGGAGCGGTTAGTCGGAATTCGGCGGGTGAGGTTGAGTGGGCTGTGGTGTTGCAACGTGGTTCGGGGTGTGCTGTGGATATGGCGGAGGCTGAAGCGATATTGTTGGGACTGCGTGAAGCAATCAGGATGCAGTCAAGAAAGGTTGTCATTGAAAGCGATTGTCTGATCGTGGTTGATGATTTGAATAGGAATAGACGTGGTAGAAGTGAATTGTTTGCGATTTATGAGGAAATTAGACAGCTTAGTTTAAATTTTGAGTCGATTGTTTTTAAgcatattagtaggaattttaaTAAGTTAGCACATACGTTAGCACATGCTATGCCATGGTTTATTGGTAGTCGGTTTTGGACGTCGGATTTGCCAAATGAGTTTGGTATTGTAGCCCTTTCTGATGCTAGTAATATAATTTAAGGCCTTTATggctttttacaaaaaaaaaaaaaaaaagttgcagctaaaaaatatggtattagtaaatatttgtaaaataacatcattaatatcttggtaaaaaaaaaaacaaaaaaaaaagctttCATAAAAATACTCATTTCATATCTTCttacgatttaaatttttatttctcAAATAATAATACAATGAGGAGAATCatgaaaaataaatgaattgtcaatttaaatctcataaataataCACTGAAAAGCAAAATTCTATAGAAAGCCCTTGGATAGAAAAAATCATTAAAACAAGTTGAGAAGTTTATAAAATCAAATTATTAGCtttgtgaaaaaaaaattcaTCACACATTTAAAATTCatgacattactcaattttctGTATTAGTTtcacatttcaattttttttctcatcaaaatataatgacgtgaaatatgaaaaaCTAATGAGGAGTTAATTTAGCATGAATAAGTAATACAAAAACAAAagctctataaataccgcgcattcattgcgcgggatctaaactagttgattattatttataaataacttgataatagttgGACCAAAAATTACCTGACCCACCCGAACTCTTGCAAACCCGAATTGGCCTGGCCTGAACCCGACTCGATTGACCTGTTTACCAGGTTTACTTGAACCCAATATCTAGTTAAGCTAAAATCGTTTTCCAGTTGATCTGGAGCTCATGAAAATTCCGTTACGTAAGTGAGAATTTGAGATTGAGGATTATATAGTTAATTCATTGATTAAATAAAGTAGAGAATACACTAGGATAAAAATGTATgttaaaatttaaaataaatgaaaGATGAGTTGTTCCGGAATTTTCTCAATGGAATTAGACTTGGGTTAAATTAAATTGTATTtcataataaaatattataaacTGAACTACTACCTCATCTAAATTGACCTTGAGCTGGATAGAGCTATATGTTAATTAAACTCAACTTAAGATATGAACTTAAAGTGAGTTTGAGTTGAAATTAGGCTGGAAAGAATAAAGTCTTACATTGGTCAGGGTATTTTGAAACTAAGGTCACGTTGATATCTTTAAAGGAAACAGAGGACGCATTACCGAATTAGTGGTTCAGAATAAACTATGTAATGAAGAGAGGAACTGGAGATAGTAGATTTCATTAAGATTAAATTATCGTCATTGATTATGTACTGGAGAAGGGAAAGTAGAGAAATATAGAGGGGCTCCGACTATATTTTTGGTCTCTCTATATATATTCTATGAGACTATACAATTATTgctatactccctcccattcactaTAATGTTCCATATCATATGGGCACAATACTTTAGGAAAACtataaaaaaaagagtaaagggTTGGGTGGAGTTTGGTGATGATAGGAGAGATGGatgaataattaggagttaaataaagaattgtggggccaaaatattaaggaaagtaataaaataagagtaaaagagttgtgtggggtttggtgataggaaagagggatgaataaaataagagtaaaagttaccaaaaaaagaaagggaacattacttgaataatccgtttcgggaaagaggaAACATTATAGTAAatgtgagggagtataatttatcaAGTAGGTCATCGTCGCGTTAGATTCTGTGATGAGTCGTGTCGACGAGTGACATGCTAGAGAAGTAGAGATATGACTAGTGTGATGTGTTAAGAGTAAGTTTGATTGTCCTACTATCATCCATTGATATACCGAAtatgtcttagtctagtggttaagacggaggtattgtggacaataggtTCCAGGTTCGAATCCCCCTCCCCTATATTGTAATGCGATTTAAGTGCGCGCTTCGATTGACCAAAAAAAACTATCATCCATTGATATATCCCTAATTATTACAGAGTATAAAAGTTTAAACTTTAAACCTTGCAACATTATATTCGTTTGgctcccttttaaaaaaaaagttttctagatattttgtttttgtcttatctatctagatattttgtttttgtcttatctacttcaacttgtgacggatatgctcgTCTTCAATGGACATTCGAGTGAGGAGGCTCCGTAAGTTATTGGAGGCTCTCACTCGAATGAAAAGTGGTTAGTGCATAGACCCCCTCATACCATGTGCTAAATTTCCACTCCGTGAGTTATTGGAGGCTGCTAGAACTCGTGACCTCTTGGTcccactggctctgataccatgatagataaACCAtgtcaaccaaaaccttaaggtgatggttgaggtccacctattatatttattcctattaTCTTTGAACGTTGGAATTTTATTTGGCCAACGTGCCTTATTTTTCTTACCTTTTTTTCGGTGACGACGAAACCTGCAGCCACTATTTTTGGTGCGCACCAGATAAACCCTCGAGTATACAAGAAATCCTGCAAACCCCGTATACCAGGTAAGTCACCCAATAGTGGCAGGCTCGAAGTCTATAAGACATGGACTCAGGCCACAAATATCCACAAAATTGCTCTTAGTGAGACTTGAACCTGATTCTCCTGTGAATTTCACCTAAGTTGTAACCATTAGACTTAAGGATGTTAGTGGGGCGGGTACAAGTGGATAtcgccccgcacccgccccagtTGGGGAGGGGATGGGTAGAGCAttggcgggtggtggggcgggtacGGGTACGAAATTTGTACCCACCATTGGTCATGGGGCGGGGATGAATTTTGCATCGTACCCACATAATACCCGCCAACCCGCCAATCATTAAAGAAACTAGTAGGATTATGATaattttataaatcttatttagttacAATTAAGATATAGTGTTAATAATgactattttataaagttttttactaacttatttgtgaaaaaataaaattataaaaataaattcaaaaaaaatggaaattaatagTGATTAAACCAACTTTTACGAAAAAAATTATCGAATAAAATTATGGTGTAGCGGGTTAATGGGTAAGCGAGGCGGGTACGGTTTTATATTTCCACCCGTTGGGGTGGGGATGGTTTTGGAAACTTGTACCCGCCACAGGTGGTGGGGCGGGTATGGGTACGGGCAcgggggagcctatatccaccaccaccccgccccaatgacatccctaatTAGACTCCACCCTTACGGGCTTTTtcttaccctttatttgtttgtTCCTTTGGGTAAGAGCTTGCGCCTAAAGGTTTGCAATAGAGTTACGCTGCCATGTAGGTTACTAATcttgccttttaattatatttatagatcaCAAATTTACAAATTAGAATTAGTATATTGGCTAAGTAAAAACCTTTGCTGAGAACGAAAACCTCAGTAATTTTTCTACAAAAGTATATATTTGAACTTTCAACATTTAACTTATTTTAGTTTTGTTATTACAGAATAATACACCTTGGACCTCCAAGTTTGGCACATGATTCCTACAGCCTTTAAGACAGCCCTCTTGACAAGCATAATGCTCTAAATCAACCAAATTTCGTGTACTCTAGAACAGATAACTACAAATGTTACAAGGAAAATCTCGAAGCATGAGCTTCCGGGGAGATAACTCAGACCCAGTGTAATGCAAGAGTGAAGGGAATTTGCAGGAGCTCCATTTTCGTCTTCCACAGTACAACAAAAGCGTCCAAAGCCGTGTTTATGTGCAGCTGTCTTTCGCTTCCTATAATTTCTTTCCTTCTGCCATGCTTACTCGTATAGCTCGGCCTTCTAATTCCTGATGTTTCAGAAACATAGAATCTTGGTCATTATATATACAGCCAGTAGGAACTTACAAAATGGCATTTGAACAGAATAACCAGTATGAATTTCTGCATTCTCGAAATAGAATAAGCAGGGGAATAACATCTATCCAACGATCCGAGTCCAAAAGTTTAGTAACGTTCATGAATTCattcattaaatcacttgacggTTGGAGAATGGGAAAAAAGGAGTAAAGCATATAATGAGGACACCACCTTGATCTTTCGCTCAGATAATCCAAGTCCAGAAATAAGCAAATAATAAGGTAAGCCAGTCTTTTAGATTGATCTCACCCATGTTTTGCCATGGGGAAAGGAGCATTAACAAGAGCCATAAGAGCTAGTATAGGGGATGCCACCTTTTAGATTTGATCTTTCGCTCTATTCATACTTTCTCCCTCATTTATATTCTCGAACATCATCCTTAACACCAAAATCATCCATAACAGTAAACACCAACTTACTTATTCCTACATACCATTCTTAAAATTGGTATTCTCATACTTTTTCTAACCTACTACATTCTATGCCTCACTAAATTACCGACTTCCATATTACCAGTGGTGGAGCGAGGGGGGGCTAGTAGGGGCCGTCGCCCCCGCTGaagtttgaaaataaaaattttcgaattttttcgggGCCCCCTTACAATATTTCCCTTTCGCCCCTGCTGAAAATTTTCGCTCCCGCTGCCttaaaatcctggctccgccactgcatattacactttttttcatctTTATTACTTTTATGTGGGAAAACCACTTGGTGTCCATTGGGAGTGGCCTAAAGGTATGGGGACAGGAAATGCCATATATGCAGGAGTAGGCTAATGAACAATGGGCAGAAAAATAATTGAACATACCATTCCATTAAGAGAGGCAAGAGCGTTTTCCATCTCTGATCTGGTTGCATAACAAACAAAACCATAACCCCGCGATTTTCCCGTCTCACCATCATACAACACCCTAGCTCCAACAATATCCCCATATGCTCGAAAAGCTTGGTAGAGGCTGTCGGAGGTTACAGACCATGACAAGTTGCCAATAAACAGCTTGTGCTCAGTTTCAGGGAATAAGGGCTCTCTCTTTCTAGGCTTGTCTGCAAAATTCACTCTCAGATATCGGCCACCATATTCCTGAAATGATCAGCATTTCAGCATGTGCGTGGTATGTATTTACCAGAATGCATAATGTGATAATAGATTTGCAGCAAAGCTTAAATACACCAAAACGATCAATATGATTTTGTTTCTCTTACACTTTCGTCTAGGTTTTCAATAATAGCATTGCAATCCTCAACACTGCTCATGGTCACGAATGCAAATCCTCTGCTTCTTCCGGTATCTCTATTGTAGAGAACCTGAAAACATTTTAAGTATGCAAGAAGTTATAATAAATAGCTATGATATAAAATGGATTAGTTCTTCAGCATTAAACACTCACTAGAGACCGATGTCTTCCTCATTCGTGGATCAGACATTTTACATAATTTAGACCACAAAACTTAATGACAACCGGACTGTGAGATCACCCATTAACAATGTGACTAAATTTAGACTGTATAAATATTCCAACTGGTCTCATACTCTCCTGTATGGAACCATCTTACACACGAGTACCCGACTCACAAATTTACGGCTATCATGATCTAATAGCTATCCATTgtttttagtaaacaatttctcCCAATCAAATCTTAGTTATGAAACACAAATCAGTCAGGCTACTGCAATCTAGCGCAGACAGATACAGTTACTGATATAATCATATACACATTTCAGTTGGTCTCACGAATGAGACCATCTCATACTGTCATACAAGACTCGTGAATTAACGATTACCATAATCTAATTGCTGTTCATTGCTGTCAGTAAGCAGCTGTCAGTAAGCCATTTCTCCCAGTCAAATCACAGTTATGAAACACAAATCAGTCAGACTATTGCAATCTAACAGTAGCTTTTGGGCGATAAAAGCATTATGAAAAACACGTAAAGGGTCTCTACAAATGTGATCGCTTCACAACTGAGTGAGAAACCGTCTTTCCCAAGTATTTACGAAACAGTTTAACAGTCCCCAAGCATTCAAACACAAGTTTATAAAGAACAATCAATCAGTTTACTAGGAATTAAATAACAAAAAGGGAAATTGAGAAAAGGGTATCTATAAAACCTCAATTAATTCAGGATTAGCATACTGCTCAACAATACCAGCAAGTTGAGCACTATCACAATGATATGGCAAATTCCCAAAGTACAATTTTGTACATATTTCATCaccctcctccttctcctcttcCTGCTTCTTCTCCGTCTCCGTTTCCGTCTCTGTCTCCGTCTCTGCCGCTGTCTCCAATACCGCTTCCTCCTCCGCAACAGCGGCGGGGGTGATCAACGCCAAATGGCGGGACGGTGAAGAAATAGAAATTGGTTTGAAAAAGTGATGTCTAAGGTGAATGTACGTAAGGGAAGAATGTAATCTCAATTGGTTTGTAGTTGATGACGTGGTGGTGGTTTTGTGGGTGAATAGTGAGGGTCCCACTGCGGCCATGGCGGTGGCTGACATGGTTTTTACAAGATTCTGTTTGCAGATTAAGGATGTGGCCTGTGGGGGGATTCTGACCACTGAGTTAGTGAGTCTGTATGGAACTGAATTTGGAGGATTGATTTTAGATAAGGTTTTACACTTTTACTCGAGTCTCTCTTGGTCTCTTCGATGAGAAGTAGAACCGGTAAATGGGTCAATCTGGTCGGGGTTTAAGTCGGATTAACAGAATTGGGTTGAGTCGTCATTTTTGAATTTGTTATTTATCATGTTATTTCGGGATAATAGACCGTGTGCAATAATAAACATTCGGTTCAGGTCAATCTCGGGTCCTTAGTTCAGGTCTCGGGTCTGGTTATCCGAGTCGGATCAATTTTGTCAGATCTAAATTGAGAAGTATGGGCCAATTCAATAGAATCTAGACAGTCTCTATTTTCTTTTACTTTTGGCACAAAAGATcataagaaaagagaaaaagtaaCTTTGACATGGAAGAATTATTAAGTTCTTCATAATAACAATAGAAAGTAAATAAATAATAGAGACGGATAGAGTAGTAATCTATGGTATTTGAGATGATTTCATCGGGATAAAACAGAGGCCTTGGATTTAAAAAACTCGGATTTGTAATTTTGTATTTCATGGTAGAAGTAACAATCACCTGTTTTAATCATACGTGAATACATGATATTATAGCGAAAAAATACACGATACTTGCTCCGTATTAGCGAGTTGGTGATGAAGGACACTTCAAGAAACACCATTTTATCAAATGCAGTATCTCTATATTTAGAAGTGAAAACATGTAGATTTACTACACAATCAAGTCACTGAGAAGCAAGGTTTTGCTTTAACTATGTTCGCTCTCGGAACCCTAATAATATCAAatgtttgttctttctttgtttcAGCATTGCTTGTACGAGCAGCCTTCTTGGTTTCCTCTACTCTTCTCAAAGCATTCCTATTGGTACTTAAGGGAGTGAGCCTACGTTCCGTGCGTATACCTTCAGACACGTTGCGGCTTTTTAATCCTGACAGACGTTGAGTTCTCGTTCTGTTTTTACTTCCCAGAAGTTCATCATTATCTGTATAGGCAGAAAGAAAATGAGTTAAACCCTGGGACACGAAAGCTTAGCTATATACTACTCCGTTGCTTAAGGGAGCGAGCCTACGTCAGTCTGTATACCTTCAGACAAGTTGCGGGTTTTTAATCCTGACAGACGTGGAGTTCTCGTTCTGTTTTTACTTCCCAGAAGTTCATCATTATCTGTATAGACAGAATGAAAATGAGTTAAGCCCTGTGACAGGAGTACAATATAAAGCATGTCAGCCAGTTCAATTGAAAATTGAACTCCCTTGTGGCTGCAGCCGTCATAAACCAAATATACGAGTTGACAATTCATATTTACATGGTTTATCGTGTTGCTGGGACTAGTCGCTGCCATGAAAATACTCAGAAAATATAACTGCATGGCACTTCCGACAGCtggagatagataataaatttacCCGAATTTCTTGTGAGCTAAAGTTCAAACTGAATTTACCTGGACTTGAAATTACGGCACGTGGTCTTGGAATAGAACTAGCTCTACTGTGTTTTATATGGGTATCATCTGATTCCAGTTCACTTTTTACCTGAGCTGCCAACCAAACGAGTGTAATTAAGCAATCAAAGTTGTGCAAATAAATCACCAagcaaaaacacaaaaaataaagaaGGTAAACCTTTTGGCAATGCAGGGGTTGGAGTAACTGATCTTGGGATATGTAACTTGGGAACTTTGGCTACTGATAATGACGAAGCCTGTTTACTGCCCTTTGCTGTGAACAGAAGAATAAAACTCAACAAGTCAATGTTTCTTCCAGTAAATACAGCAGCTGCCTAAGCCCGAGTAGGAAGTAAGattgaggtatcaaaatatccaGTACAAGTAATTTTGACAGCGTACAAATAGTTCCTTCGTTTGACAGTTACTCGAATGAAGAAATTCAAATCCACAATTCATATAGCTTAGAAATCAGAATCACGTGGTACACAATATTTAGATTTTAGTGTGTAGGAGGTCAAATTTTGGGTGATTTGGGTCATGTTACTCAGGTCGGGCAATATTCTGCCAACTTTAAAGATAGACTACAGGATTAGAAGGTAAAGAAACATAACTTCAATGTCATAAATATATCCTGATCCGAGATTCATCTGGGAATACATGACAACA from Silene latifolia isolate original U9 population chromosome 2, ASM4854445v1, whole genome shotgun sequence encodes the following:
- the LOC141642261 gene encoding uncharacterized protein LOC141642261 isoform X1, whose amino-acid sequence is MYPKVKVRSFEEDDEFEFDHPATPVKAFSSLTIRDYTPPAKGSKQASSLSVAKVPKLHIPRSVTPTPALPKAQVKSELESDDTHIKHSRASSIPRPRAVISSPDNDELLGSKNRTRTPRLSGLKTRNLSEDNDELLGSKNRTRTQRLSGLKSRNVSEGIRTERRLTPLSTNRNALRRVEETKKAARTSNAETKKEQTFDIIRVPRANIVKAKPCFSVT
- the LOC141642261 gene encoding uncharacterized protein LOC141642261 isoform X2, whose product is MYPKVKVRSFEEDDEFEFDHPATPVKAFSSLTIRDYTPPAKGSKQASSLSVAKVPKLHIPRSVTPTPALPKAQVKSELESDDTHIKHSRASSIPRPRAVISSPDNDELLGSKNRTRTQRLSGLKSRNVSEGIRTERRLTPLSTNRNALRRVEETKKAARTSNAETKKEQTFDIIRVPRANIVKAKPCFSVT
- the LOC141642260 gene encoding 28 kDa ribonucleoprotein, chloroplastic-like; translated protein: MSATAMAAVGPSLFTHKTTTTSSTTNQLRLHSSLTYIHLRHHFFKPISISSPSRHLALITPAAVAEEEAVLETAAETETETETETEKKQEEEKEEGDEICTKLYFGNLPYHCDSAQLAGIVEQYANPELIEVLYNRDTGRSRGFAFVTMSSVEDCNAIIENLDESEYGGRYLRVNFADKPRKREPLFPETEHKLFIGNLSWSVTSDSLYQAFRAYGDIVGARVLYDGETGKSRGYGFVCYATRSEMENALASLNGMELEGRAIRVSMAEGKKL